The segment GGCAGGGTGTGGGCACAGACGATGAGCATGATCGCCACGCCTCTGAACACATGGATATGGTGCTGGAAGCTCTTCTCTTTGCCGTGCATGAAGGGACCTCGTCTAGCTCGGCTGGCCGGGTGCCAGTCGATCGGTGAAGCGGCGGCGCAGCTGCTCGCCCAGGCGCGCCAGGGTGGCGTGGGCGGGCAGTCGCGGGAGTTCGGGATGCGGAGCGGGGCGGGGCGGGCGGTGGGCGAAACCGCCCACCTCGTAGCGGCCGCGCTCGGCGGCCAGATAGGCGCACAGGCGCTCGAAGCGCCGCACCACGGTCCAGTCCGGCGTGCTGCTGCCGGGGCGCAGCATCTCGAAATTGTGTGAAACGATCACGAAGTCCTGCTGGCCCGCCGCGTGGGCGCGCTCCAGCGCCTGGCGCATCTCGGCGAAGCCCAGGCTGTTGATCTGGGCCGGTCGCGGGCGGCCCAGGCCGTCGCGCACCACCGTCACGGGATAGCTGCACACACCCTCGAGCGCCAGCCGCTCGTTGGAATCCCTGGCCCAGGTGATGTCGGCACCGCTGACCGCGTAGCAGCTGTTGAGGCTGCTGTCGATGCGCAGGCCCAGTGCGCTCAGGGCCCGGTAGGTGGCGGCATCCGCCGCATAGCTGCCGGCGCGAAAGGCCGTGGGCGCCGGGGCGCCGGCCTGCTGCAGCAGCTGGGCCGCGTGATGGATCAGGGCGCGCTGCTCGTCCTCGCTGTAGTAGCACAGATGCTGGCGCTTGCGGCTGACCTCGGCAATCGGCGGGGCGGGCAGCTCGTCCGTCCACTCCGGATGGATGTGCAGCTGGACCTCCTGCCCGGCGCCCTGGATCAGCTGCACGATCTCGCGCAGGTGCTGCAGGCCGAAGCGGGCCGCGAACAGGGGCTCAACGAAGAAGACGCCATGCAGGCCGTGGCGCTTGAGCAGCTCCAGGGTCTTGGGCAGGGCGTAGTCGCCGGCGGCCGAGCGGCCATAGACATAGCGCTGGAAGCTAGCCGGGAACTGCGCGTCCAGCTCCTGCCAGCCCTCGCACCAGACCTCGATGTCAAAGCTCAGGTAGACGCGCATGGTCCCGCCGCCGTGCCCCAGGGGCCGGTCCTCAGTCCGCCACCCGGAAGCCGGGGGCATGGGCCTGCAGCCACTGCTCCAGCATCATGGAGATCCAGACCATTTCGCCGTAGTAGCCCGGGTAGGCCGGCAGCAGCTCGGTAAAGAGCTGCTGCACGAAGCGCGGGTTCAGCACGCCGCGCTGCGCCAGCTGCTCCACGGAGCCGCGCGCCAGATCCATCAGCGGCGCATGGCGCAGGGCCCAATGGCCGAAGGGCAGGCCGAAGCCCTGCTTCTTCTTGACCAGGATCTCGTCCGGCAGGAAGCCGCGCAGCGCCTCCTTGAAGAACCAGCGCAGCTTCAGGCCCTTGAGCTTGTAGGCGTCGGGCAGGGTTTCGGAGAGGGCCAGCAGGCCCTGGTCCAGCATGGGGAAGCCCACGCCCACGCCGGCCAGGCGCGTGGTCTCGCGCACCTTGGGCAGATCGCTCTCGGCCAGGGTGTAGCGCCAGTCGAAGGCCAGGGTGCGGTTGAGCTCGCTGGCCGCGGGCACGGCATCCCAGACCGCCTGTTGATGGGCGCCGGGTGCCTGGGCGTCGATGCGCGCGCGCAGGGCGGGCGTCAGGACCTCGTCGGGCCCCAGGCGCAGCAGCAGGTTGTACATCTGCAGGCGCTTGGGCATGGGCACGCGGGCCTGCTCGATATAGCTGCTGCCCTTCTTGAGCAGGGGGGTGCGGGCGGCCCAGGGCGTGTCCAGCACGGGCTCCAGCAGGCCGTGGCGCAGCGGGCCGGGCACCGACTGGTACCAGCCGAAGACCCGCTGCTTGGCATAGCGGGCATTGCCGCCGAAGAGCTCGTCCCCGCCGTCCCCGGCCAGCAGCTTGCTGACGCCGTCCTCGCGCGCCATCTTGGCGCAGTAATAGGCCGGCAGGGCCGAGGAATTGCCGAAGGGCTGGTCGTAGTGCGCCGCCACCTGGGGGATGCTGGCCACCAGATCGGCGGGGGTGACGTAGTACTCGTGGTGCTCGGTGTCGAAGTGCTTGGCGGCGATGCGCGCGAAGGCCATCTCGTCATAGCCCTCGGCCTCGAAGCCTATGGAATAGCTGGCCGCGC is part of the Shinella sp. XGS7 genome and harbors:
- a CDS encoding polysaccharide deacetylase family protein produces the protein MRVYLSFDIEVWCEGWQELDAQFPASFQRYVYGRSAAGDYALPKTLELLKRHGLHGVFFVEPLFAARFGLQHLREIVQLIQGAGQEVQLHIHPEWTDELPAPPIAEVSRKRQHLCYYSEDEQRALIHHAAQLLQQAGAPAPTAFRAGSYAADAATYRALSALGLRIDSSLNSCYAVSGADITWARDSNERLALEGVCSYPVTVVRDGLGRPRPAQINSLGFAEMRQALERAHAAGQQDFVIVSHNFEMLRPGSSTPDWTVVRRFERLCAYLAAERGRYEVGGFAHRPPRPAPHPELPRLPAHATLARLGEQLRRRFTDRLAPGQPS
- a CDS encoding asparagine synthetase B; amino-acid sequence: MSTHPDTPLLLGEISPDSPELQRLRQCSEAEIPAILASLKRPFALALQTQAGQLLAVDRFAVQTLCWRQRGDRLEAAEQASALGHADEIDTQAIYDYLYFHCIPSPRTIYREVFRLPPGHYALMSQGRVEVRPYELARFEPDARTRFEPARERFRQLLQDAVGRELDGSKPACFLSGGTDSSTVAGMISRASGRRAASYSIGFEAEGYDEMAFARIAAKHFDTEHHEYYVTPADLVASIPQVAAHYDQPFGNSSALPAYYCAKMAREDGVSKLLAGDGGDELFGGNARYAKQRVFGWYQSVPGPLRHGLLEPVLDTPWAARTPLLKKGSSYIEQARVPMPKRLQMYNLLLRLGPDEVLTPALRARIDAQAPGAHQQAVWDAVPAASELNRTLAFDWRYTLAESDLPKVRETTRLAGVGVGFPMLDQGLLALSETLPDAYKLKGLKLRWFFKEALRGFLPDEILVKKKQGFGLPFGHWALRHAPLMDLARGSVEQLAQRGVLNPRFVQQLFTELLPAYPGYYGEMVWISMMLEQWLQAHAPGFRVAD